The window GAACCGAAATGCTGCACAGATTTCTCGCTATAAAAGGAAATGTGATATTAAAAAACAAACAGTTGTCAATTAATTCAGAGTTTGTTACCACTATTTCTAAAAGGTTAAAGCCAAATTCTTAGTAAATTCCTGTGGATGATATGGATATGATACGAAAAATTTTCGAAATGCGCTCGGAGGATGGTGCAGAATTCCCCCTTCCCACAAAACAGTGGATTGCTAAAATAATCGGCGGAAGTATCATTGCCGATGGTGTGGTTCACCGGAATGAACATGTCTATCTGGAAAACCTCTTCAGCATGATGAAAGATGAACCCCAGGCCCTGCTGATCATCAGAGACATTATCCGCAATGGTGAGATTCCTGAAATTGAGGCCATCAATATTGATCCCAGAATGGCAGAACGAGTTTTCAAGGGGGTGTTGGAAATTTGTGCCTGTGACCATGAAATCAGTCCGAGTGAAATCAAATATATCAATCAGGCAGGATCGGCGCTGAACATTGATATGCTGAGAGTTCACAAACTGATCAATTCCACTCTGAGAAAAGTTAAAATTGAATTTTTCAATCAACTGCTTGAAGAGTTGCAACCGGATGAAAAACGATGGTTGGCCATTATTATTTTAAAATGTGTCTATGCGGATGGCAAAGTGCATTACAGGGAAATTCCCTATTTGAACGATGTCTTTGAACTGGTGGATTCTGACCAGCAGGCATTGAGTCGAATCAAGCAGGATGCTGTTGACATACCACTGAATCAATTGCCCAAAGTGTATTTTGACGAGGAAATCAAACGGGATATCATGCGTTACATCCTTGAAATTGTCATGGGCGATGAAGATCTGGACGAAAGTGAAGAACTTCTTATTCACGGTATTGCGGATGCGATTGAGTTTGATCGGGAACAACTCTATTCGCTCATGGATACTGTCGAACAGGTCAAATTTTTTATTAGAGCCAGTGCGGAACTCATGGAATAACGCATGAGTTCCAAATTTTTTTCCATAATCAGGGATTACTATCAAAACAGTCCCGCTTATGAAGAGATTCGCCAGTTTATTGTCAATGAACCAGCCTTGTATCAAATTCCACGGCAGGAATTTTCCCATGATTTTCTGAACACACTGCTTCCCTTACTGGGCATCCCCTGGCGTCCTTCCTCTTCCCGAAGAGAATTGCAACCCGTTTATGGGGTGCTGGACACCATCAACCCGCATTATTTCAGGTCGGAACAGATCTTGTCAAAAACTAGGATTCTGACGCATCTGAAGGCATCTCAGCAGGAACTGATCGGAACATCCCTGATAAAATTTATTCAGATCATTCGTGCGACAGAACTACAGTCGCACAAGTTAGGAACAGCCGAAATGCAATCCCTGTGGATACAAATCTGGACACCGTCACAGGCCTGGGCTGGTTTCAGTTTTCTCCAGTCATGGAATATCCCGATCGTCGCCAGTTTGAAGGGAAATCGGTGTTGGCAACGGTTCAAACATGGCAAAAATCAGCATGATGGAACTCCTGATTTGTGGATGAAAACATGTACGGAGGAAGCAACGATGGATATTGTCAGCGCAGACCTCCTGTCAGGTGCGTTTTCCGGTGAATTGAAGCCTCTTGGTGTTCCTTCAATTTGTGAGGATATTCCCAACTGTGAATGCTGTCCGCTTAATCAGGAGTGCCTGTTTTTTGTGCAGAAAATATCTAATTCAACGGAAACCGCATCAAGAACGAAGACAGATCTACACAATAAATCAACAGCAGAATTGCTGATAGAAATAATACCGGAAGCGTCTATTGTTATTGACAGCCTGGGTGTCGAACCGGACACAGATTCTCTGCTACGACATCTTGACCAGAAAACACCCCGAGAATTATTTTTATTGGCACGGGATTCCTTGAAACTGACCGGAAAACTGACAATTCTGCTGGAATTGTGTAAACGCTACAATGAGCACAAACTTGTTCCCGGCAAGGCTTTTCAATCCAGTGTTGATGTGTTCCGGCATTTTCAGCACAGGTTGAGAGAATTAAAACAGGAAGTGTTTCTGGTGATTCTTCTGGACAACAAACATCAATATTTGACGGATTGCCAAATCACGCAAGGATTGCTCAACAAAAGCCTGGTGCATCCACGGGAGGTTTTTGCGTCAGCCATTGAACACAGGGCGGCGGCAATCATTGCGATTCATAATCATCCCTCGGGTGATCCACGCCCGTCACCTGAAGACATTCAAATCACACGACGATTGCAGGATACCGGCAAAATCGTTGGAATTCCCCTGCTTGATCATGTGATTATCGGCCGTGATCAATATTGCAGTCTCGCCGATGAAGGTTTAATGCAGGAGATCTCTTGAAAAAAGTAAAAGATCACTATTTTCATAAAGCGAAACAGGATGGCTATGTGGCACGTTCCGCATATAAACTGGAAGAAATTGAAAAAAAACACAGGTTGCTCAAAGGCGGCCAACGCATTCTTGATCTGGGCTGTTGTCCGGGTTCCTGGCTACAATATGTTTCCGGACGGTTGAAAGGCAATGGAAATATTGTGGGACTTGATCTTCAGCCTGTGACCGTAAAATTGCCTGACAATGTTCAGGTACTTCAACAGGATATTTTTGAGATTCCACTGGATGGAACATTTTTTAAGGAACCCTTCGATTTGATTTTAAGCGATATGGCGCCCAAAACGACAGGAATTAAAAATGTAGACAACCAACGATCGTATGATTTGTGTGTTCATGCGCTACGGGTGGCGGATATTTATCTGAAAAACGGGGGGAATTTACTCGTTAAATATTTTCAGGGACAGCATTTTCAGCAGTTAAAAATTGATTTTCAGAAACAGTATCAACAGGTTCATATTATTAAACCTCAAAGTTCAAGGAGTGAAAGCGTCGAAATATTTGTTCTGGGTATGAATAAAAAAATACAGGATCGTACAATACCCCAGGCTTGATCAGAATTCCTGCCACAACATAATGGCCCCTGCTCAAGGGCCAACACACAAGTCCGCACAGCGACGCAAGAGTATTCAGGCAGGATCATTGCATGTCCGGTTCCCAGGAGGCATGAATCTTTATTAAGCAAGGAGGGAACATGCAGGAAAGTCAACGATCCTATTATTGTTATCTCAATCATGGACAGGCAATGGTTCAGGAAATTCCACCTGAAAATTTTGAGGATCTTCCAGGACATTATATGACACGGTGTCCCACGACTCAAATTGCCAGGATGGTGTATGATGCGGAATTAAGAATCAGAAAATGGAGATTTCAGGGATAGCAGACTCCTGACTTACGCAGGAGTCTGAGGGGCGCATCAGAAAAGTTTTGATGCCATATCAATGAGGCTTGTTCCACCTGTGAGTAGGGGGCCAAGACTGGGGAGAGCCTTTCCTACAACAGAAACCAGAGAAGAAATTCCTTTGCACATTTCTGTATATTGTCCTTTTCCACCTGCGACTACCGCCAGATCAGAATCGCTCAATTCTCCATAAAAATCAGGATTTACCGGCATTACCAGATGCAATTGATTTGGAGTGTTGGCATAAATCCTCAATTCTCCGGGAAATCCCAATCCTAATGATTCCTGAACCGCCTCATGAGGGTTTGACAGCAAGCGTTCACGAAATGCCGCATCGTCAAGAGCCTTACGAGAGACTCTGCCAACCGGATCATCCCCCCACACCGCATCTTTGGCCTGTGCTTCATCAAGCAGTACAAAATTCATGGTATCCAGCGTATCCTGATGAATCTGGACTTCCATATTCTCAGGCAACGATTGCCCCATTTGTGCCAACGCCTCTTTCGGATTGCTGAACAACAGTTCTCTGAATGAAGTATCCGCCCAAGTTTTCTCAATAATTTGTTGATATAGTTCCATAATGCACCTGCTCAAGAAATGGTTAATGAAGAATACTCAAATATTATTAACCAGAATAATTGCGATTGTCCATGCTCCAATATTAATAATTCATGTCAGCGTCGTGAACTGTCACGAAGGCTCCATAAAAGACAGTCTGTATTTCAAGAGAAAAGCTGTTTTTATGTTGTTTTTAAGTAACTGAACAGGACTGTGCACTAAAAAACATCAATGTGGTAAAGTTGCGGATGGCTCATCGTGATGGCGTATAAAGGTATTTTGTGAAGTGACTCCAGATCCATTTGTCTGGCACATCATGATTCAACATTAACTTGAATCTATTATTTTGATTGTGCATGTGTATGAACATGAAACTGTTAAAACTTCTCAATCAGCGATGATCACGTTTAGACAAATCAATCCCATGATCCTCATGAATAGATTCAAACAGACCGTTTTTCAAATCGTTTTTCTGATGGGAATGGCACTGGCGTTTGGAAGGACAACATCACATGCCGCAGAAACACGAGGTTTTAAAACCGTCATAAAAAACGACAAAGGGCAGGATATTGGATTTTATTCAGGAAGTTATGCGCTTCTGATCGGTGTGAGCGATTATACTGCCGGTTGGCCTGATCTTGAAAGCATTTCATCAGAACTTGAAGAAGTAGCCGTCTCGCTGAAAGAAAAAGGGTTCAAGGTTGAATTGGTGTTGAATCCAGACAGTCGGCAACTTCCAAAGGCCTATGAGGACTTTATCAAGAAATATGGCTATGATGTGAATAACCAGTTATTGTTTTATTTTTCTGGTCATGGGTTTACCAGAAATAATGGTTCAAAAGGCTATCTGGTACCTGCTGACGCACCCAATCCCACTGAAAATGAAAAAGAGTTTTTGCAGAAGGCTCTCAACATGAGCCGGATTTTGAACTGGTCTCGAGAAATGGAAGCCAAACATGCTTTATTTCTGTTTGACAGTTGTTTTTCTGGAACCATCTTTAAAACAAGAGCGTTGCCCAAGGTTCCTCCCCACATTACTGAAGTCACTTCAAAACCCGTAAGACAGTTTATCACGGCAGGAAGCGCTGGCGAAGAAGTTCCGGCCCGCAGTGTTTTTACTCCGGCTTTTGTTCGCTCCTTGCGTGGAGAAGCTGATGTGAATCGTGATGGATATGTCACGGGAACAGAACTTGGTGTTTATTTGCGGGAAAAAGTCATGAGTTATCAAACCGGACAAACCCCGCAATATGGAAAAATACGTGATCCGGAACTGGATGAAGGGGATTTCGTGTTCATAGTGCAGAATGGGGAAATACCAACGACGGTGTCTGCCTCAACAGAATTTTCACTGGATGATCTGACTTCGCAGGAAAAGGCTAAATGGGAAAAATATCTCCATGAAATGAAACAGGCACTGGAACAGGTTCAGTTGTATGAACAGGAATCTGGGTCGCCAGAACTCAAGGTGATGGCCTGGCAACGGTTTATTGATGCTTATGACAGCAATCATCCATGGTCTGACGAAGATGAAAAGTGGCGAGAGCACGGAAACCAGCAAAAAATCTGGTGGCAACAACAAATCAGCAATGCTGAAATCACCCTCGCAAATGAAATCTGGACAGAGCCACAAACCGGCATGCGTTTCGTGAGGGTGGAAGGTGGACCTTTTTCAGAAAAAACATGGGTTGGGCAACATGAGGTTTCAGAATCACAATGGGAAGAAATTATGGGAAAACTGCCCGGTGATTCGCACGGAGCCATGCATCCCGTCCAGGTGAAAGACCTTGAATTGATCCATGAGTTTATCCATAAATTAAACCAGTCGCATCAACTGGAAGGTCCGTTTGAATTAATAAAACAGAAACAGTGGGAATACGTCTGCCGGGAAGGTGGAACCCAAACAGGAATGAGCAATTTCGCAAATCCAAAGAAAGTGAATTTCGGGAAAAACAAAGGAATGGTGATGCCCGTGGATTCATTTGAACCGAATGTTCTCAACTTATACAACATGCAGGGTAATGTCGCGGAATGGGTGGAAGAAGGACTCCTCATGGGTGGAGACTGGATGTCGGCACCCAACGAAGTCCGTTGCGATTCCATAAAAAAAATGAGCGGATTTTTTGAAATGCTGGCTTATGATGGTGGCGGATTCAGACTCATCCGAACGCCATAACATTAATCTACAGGCTAACCCCCTTTTGTCAGGCTCGTATGACATTCATGAAAAAATGTGTTTCACTGGTGTTTTTCGTGTTGCTTTCTGTTCAATCAGCAACAGCGCAGGACTCCTTGTATGACTTTCTGAAAAATATGGATTCATTTCTGGAAGATGTTCATTCAAATAGTTCAGGTTCTTCTTCGAGTGATTTTCAAACAAATGAGATGGATCAGTTTGAGAATGATTCCTCTGCTCCTGACAGCGTGTATGATTCTTATGCGCCAGCGACTCAACATAATCATGGGCAGTTCAAATTCATTAGCAATGTGAGTGGCCCCTTGACATTATCACAGGGACGGACTGAGCTGGAATTAACGCCCCAAATTATTGGGATTGGCGGCAATTATGTGTTTCCATCCAATCTGGGACTTGGGTTAACGTTACAAAATCTTAAAGCAAAAGAATCAGAGCTTGAAATGGAAACCAATACCCTGTCAATGGATCTTGGTTATTCCTGGTATTCACGGTCCATTCCCCTCACTGTTTTTGGAGGAGCAGGCCTGCTTTTGATGAACACGCTGGAGGTCACGTTGTCTGGTGCCAACAGTGAGACGGTCAGTAACGAATCCTCTGGTGAACTGGATGACATGCTGTTTTTTATCGGGGTGGGCTATGTTTTACAGAAATGGGAATTTCTACTGGAATATCGCCAGACATCTTTTAATTATGCCTATGACATCTCATTTATCGGAAATGATGTGGATTTTGGCGCGGAACTCACCAGTTTTGTTTTTGGTGCAGGAACTAAATATTAATATTTTGAGAGGAGGACTATGAGCAGGCAAACAGCAATGAAGACCAAAGACTGGATTAGCCAATTTCCATTATGGATGGTTTCGATCATTTTAATTACCGGATCCGTTGGGTGTACGACAGTTTTTCCGACTTTTGAAAACAGCAATCAGTTTTTTATGGAACGAACTGTTGACCAGATTGAGGTTGGCAACAAACTCAAACAAAAATTACCCGCAGGGAGCACTGTCGCGGTTCGATCCATTGAAAAAGACTTTACTTCAGACCGTCCCATTGTCGCGTTGATTGAAGACCAGATGATCAAATCCTTGTCTGAAAATGGTTACAAGGTGATGGAACGTGATGAGAACTCTGTGTTTCATCTGAGTCGGGAACGTATGACCAATGGCAATTTTTCAGTCATTTTACGCAAGGAGGATAAACTCCCTGTTCCTGCGGAAACCAGGGTGGGCGTGTTGAGTATCGGCGTTGTGAATGAGAAAGACGATAAAAAAGACAAATCAGAGGATGAATATTTCAAGGTCATTCCCACCAAATTAAAACCCGCTGATTATCTGCTGAGCTATCGGATTCAGGAACTGGGAATTGTGTATCAGCGAATTCCCAATAATGATGAAGAAAAGAAACGGCTTGGAATGATTCGTGTTCATATCAGGGTGCAGGATACCAACACCGGCGCGATTGTTTATGCGGATAACCTGCAGGGAGAATTGCAGGATATCATTCCGTCCGCGCTGGTTCGTCAGTTGAGAAATTTTCGCTACAGTCCATTTCCTCATACCTATCCTGAACAACCGGGAGGGCAGGACCGTGATATCAGGGAATACTCAGGTGAAGAAGACCGCGGATATTTTGTGGCAGTGGGATTTCCACAATTGGGCGGCGGTGCAACCATGCCACCGGCAATGCTTGAATTCGGTTATGATTTCCGTGGAAATGGACGGGTTGGCATCGAAATGTTCAACGGTTCAGAAAAATCAACCGACGCACGAATCGGCAAACCTGATTTGAACCGCAGCACCACCTTGATCACTTATGCCTATCCCATGATGAATCTGGGGTACAATTTTGTTAAATTTGTACCCTCCTTCGGACTGGGAAATATGACAGTGGATGTGGTGGAACACAAAAAAGTGGGTGGTGTCAGCACCATTGAAGTGAAGGAAAAAACAGGTATTGGCTTTAAAGGCTCAGCCGGCGTGGAAGGGTATCTCTTCTGGAATTTGGCTATTCGTGGTTTCTGGGATCTGAATATTGGTCCCGGGGCACTCGATGGCATGTTCCAGCAATTGGGTGTGAAAGTTATTTACCGCTGGTAACCATTTGATCGGGTACTTATTGATCCTTGGGGGGATAATGCTTGACTATCCATGCGGTATTCCCTAGATTTTTTCGAGTTTATTAACGATCTTGCCCTGTAAGTCAAATGATTGCAATGCTATCTTTGCCTGCTTTATCCTCACCCTGCGGCCACAAAATTTTGTGTGAGCTGTCATCCTCTAATCTCCTAATCACGAGGCCTTTATGAAACCATCAGGTGTAATGACCATTGAGCGCTACATTCTGGAAGCGGAACATAAATTTCCAGGTGCCACCGGTAAACTTTCAGCCGTGTTGCAAGACCTGACTCTTGCATTCAAGATTATTCACAGAGAAGTCAGCAAGGCTGGTCTGGTGAATATCCTTGGCGTGGCAGGTAAAGAAAATGTGCATGGAGAGGAGGTCAAAAAACTGGATGTGTTTGCTGATGAAGTCATTGCGATCACCATGGAAAACACAGGTCATTTGTGTGTGATGGCGTCTGAGGAAAACGAGGATGTAATCCACATTTCAGAAAAGTATCCCAAAGGTAAATATGTGCTGCTGTATGATCCACTGGATGGGTCGTCCAACATTGATGCCAACGCCAGTATCGGTACGATTTTTTCAATCTATAAACGTGTGACCCAGACAGAGGGCAAAGGCACTCTGGAAGACTGCCTGCAACCGGGATTTCAGCAGGTTGGCGCAGGATATTGTGTCTATGGTTCAAGCACGATGCTGGTTTATACGGCTGGCGATGGCGTGCATGGATTCACTTTGGATCCAAGCATTGGTGAGTTTCTCCTGTCTCACGAAAACATTCGAATCCCACAACGAGGAACCTATTACAGTGTGAATGAAGGGAACCGCCGCTATTGGGATGATTCCATCAAAAATTATGTGGATTTTCTCCAGGAAGAAGACAAGGCGTCCAAACGGCCCTACAAAAGCCGGTATATCGGCTCACTGGTTGCCGACTTTCACCGAACCCTGCTGTATGGTGGAATTTTCATGTATCCTGCGGACAGCCGTGCGCCTCATGGAAAACTTCGTCTGCTGTATGAAGCCAATCCGATGGCCATGCTGGTGGAACAAGCAGGTGGCGTTGCGACAGATGGTCAAAAAAGGATCCTCGATATTCAGCCAACAACACTGCATCAGCGCATCCCGTTGTATATCGGAAGCTATGATGATGTGCAACAATGCATGAGTTTCAAGTCCTGACCAACCTTCAGAGGGGAGCTGGTTTCTCCCCTTTTTCCAGCGGTCGCAAGGCCAAGCGCATCAATTTTCCTCTTCAAAGTCTGTTTCATCCTGATTCTCCAGCCAGCGAAGCACATATTTTTTGGCAGTCCGCCGGTCCAGTTGGGTTTTGCGGGCGACTTCCTCATAATTATTGAATTTTGTATACAACAAGGCGCAATACGCACTCAACACATCCCGTGCGGGTAAATCACCCGACTCAAACTCAAACAATAATCGCTGTCTCAAATCGCTGGCAACTCGCCGGGTATCCCCACGGTAAGTTTGAGTCATCAAAATCCTGCGAATCGCCTGTTCCACTTCACGGACATTGCCCGGCCAGTTGTAATCGGGGGGGAGTTGTTTTTTCAGAGTTCCCTTGACAAGATCAAACAGTTCCGGACTTTCCTCATGGGTCAGTTCCATCAGAAAATGCTGAATCAGGCTGTCCAGTTCATCAGGATGCTCTTTAATCCTGTCATACAGCGATGGCACAATGATCACATCCGAACTGAGCCGATAATAAAAATCATCGCGGAACAAGCCTTTTTCACGCAACTGATCCAGCGATTTGTTGGTTGCCACAATCACCCGGCCTGAGAAACGCTGTTTTTCGTGACTGCCCACTGGATAAAAAAACCGATCTTGCAACACATGCAACAATTTGATCTGGATCGGAATGCTCACCTCACCGATTTCATCCAGAAAAATAGCCCCAAACCGGTTGCAACGCTTGAACACGCCTTCGTGGGCTTCGATCGCACCAGTGAATGCGCCTTTTTTGTGACCGAACAATTCTGATTCAATCAACTGCTCATGAAACTGCGACAGATTGATGGCGGTGAAGACCTTGGAGAAACTTTCGACAAACGCGTTTTTTTTATCATCAAAGGGTATGAATCCCGAACGCCCGATCGCTACAGCCGCTGTTCCTTTACCGGTTCCGGTATCTCCAAGAATAATGGTCGAAAAATCTTCCATGCGATGATAGAGGTATTTTTCATACAAATGAATATCGTAGGTGAAGACGTTATTCCACAACTGGCGCCGTAATTGTTTCATCGAAGAACTTTTTCCCAGCAACGCACGATCAATGAAATAATACGCGCGCCGGATCTGGTAAAACAGTCCAAACAGACGTACTGCGCGTTCATGATCAATCCCGCGTCGTTCCAGTAACGTAAGGATATCCTCACCAAAATTAACCCGGCATGAGACATCACCCGCATGGATCTGTTCCTGAATCAAATGGTCAAATTTTTCAATGTTCCGGTAGTACGCTTCAAACAGATACACGCCTTCCATGACATCACGATCTTCTCCGGAAAAGGACTCCAATGTTCTGAATTGAGGTTGATCCATGACATACAGTCGATGCGTAACGGCATCATTCAGACCTTTGCGAACTTCCGGAGGTGGCGCACCACGGGAACAGCCTGAAATTTCAAGCACCAAAGCCCCCCACTCCTCGCTGAATGGGTTTCCGAAGGCGGCTGAGGACACCAGTCTGTAAAATCTGATCTCTTCTTCACTCAATTTATATTTTCTGATCATCACGCACCTTTCTGTTTGTTCATCACTCGCAATGACATTCCGGTGGATTCCGTATTCCAGAGATCCACGCCACTGATTTCCGGTAAATCATGTCTCAGTTTTTCAACCAGCCAGGTCCCGATATCCGCAAGATCTGACGACACCAGTCCATCAACACCATCAAGGGCACGATGGTCCAACAGAAAAAACACAGGGGCGAACACATCCTTGATTTCACCAAAGTCGCGAATCCACCCCAAGGCAGGGTTCAGTGTGCCACTAACCCTCAGTGTGATTTCATAGGTAAATCCCTGATAACTACTATTCCAGGGAACCGCACTGTCCATGCTGAAGGACTTGAAACATTCCCAGACACCATTCCCTGAATAAGTACTGCCGGCAGTCTGTGTCTCAAACACTGTCACTTCTTCCAGACACGGGATAAGCGGATGCAAGGTGTTCCAAAGCCAGAAGGACAGATTTTCGGAGGTTGGATTTTCCAGCCCGGGAATCTGATTCAGCAGGGTTTGATTCAATTTTTCCAAGACGGGTTCTGACACGATCTGGATTTCAGCCACGGAAGTGTTTCCATGCCATTGAAGTTTCACACCAAAATTATGTCCATGCAGTCTTCCGCATTTATGTCCCGGCGGTACATTCGGTAAAAAATGGGATGAATGCAGGATGGTTTCAACACATCCATGCATGCCCTGCGCATCCAGAATATATTCAGTTTTGGGAGTGCCAATCAACCTGACCTGGGTGCAGGGAGTCGCCAGATTGTCACGGATCCAGTGGACCAACGATGAATCGGTGGGATTGTCCAATCCGGTGGATTCATTCAGCAGAGAGTAGTCCAGAATCGATTGCAACGGATGTAATGTTTCACCGAGTGCTTTCCAGTGTAACGTTTCAGAGGCTTCTGTTTTCTGTTGAGCCAGTGTCATCCGGAACGAATGACCATGGGTGTGTGAAAACTGTTTCAACTTACGAGCCGCTTCAAATCCCAGACGGTAATAATACTGAATCATACAGACCTTTTGTTTCGAAAATATCCCCAAATGCTGGCAAGCATCCACAACAATTCCATAGGCACCAGAGCCCATTCCTCTTTAATAATCACATACAACAGTAAACAACCGGCTCCAAACGCATTGAACACACAATACATCAGAC is drawn from SAR324 cluster bacterium and contains these coding sequences:
- a CDS encoding TerB family tellurite resistance protein, which translates into the protein MIRKIFEMRSEDGAEFPLPTKQWIAKIIGGSIIADGVVHRNEHVYLENLFSMMKDEPQALLIIRDIIRNGEIPEIEAINIDPRMAERVFKGVLEICACDHEISPSEIKYINQAGSALNIDMLRVHKLINSTLRKVKIEFFNQLLEELQPDEKRWLAIIILKCVYADGKVHYREIPYLNDVFELVDSDQQALSRIKQDAVDIPLNQLPKVYFDEEIKRDIMRYILEIVMGDEDLDESEELLIHGIADAIEFDREQLYSLMDTVEQVKFFIRASAELME
- the radC gene encoding DNA repair protein RadC produces the protein MSSKFFSIIRDYYQNSPAYEEIRQFIVNEPALYQIPRQEFSHDFLNTLLPLLGIPWRPSSSRRELQPVYGVLDTINPHYFRSEQILSKTRILTHLKASQQELIGTSLIKFIQIIRATELQSHKLGTAEMQSLWIQIWTPSQAWAGFSFLQSWNIPIVASLKGNRCWQRFKHGKNQHDGTPDLWMKTCTEEATMDIVSADLLSGAFSGELKPLGVPSICEDIPNCECCPLNQECLFFVQKISNSTETASRTKTDLHNKSTAELLIEIIPEASIVIDSLGVEPDTDSLLRHLDQKTPRELFLLARDSLKLTGKLTILLELCKRYNEHKLVPGKAFQSSVDVFRHFQHRLRELKQEVFLVILLDNKHQYLTDCQITQGLLNKSLVHPREVFASAIEHRAAAIIAIHNHPSGDPRPSPEDIQITRRLQDTGKIVGIPLLDHVIIGRDQYCSLADEGLMQEIS
- a CDS encoding RlmE family RNA methyltransferase, producing the protein MKKVKDHYFHKAKQDGYVARSAYKLEEIEKKHRLLKGGQRILDLGCCPGSWLQYVSGRLKGNGNIVGLDLQPVTVKLPDNVQVLQQDIFEIPLDGTFFKEPFDLILSDMAPKTTGIKNVDNQRSYDLCVHALRVADIYLKNGGNLLVKYFQGQHFQQLKIDFQKQYQQVHIIKPQSSRSESVEIFVLGMNKKIQDRTIPQA
- a CDS encoding NHLP leader peptide family RiPP precursor, with product MELYQQIIEKTWADTSFRELLFSNPKEALAQMGQSLPENMEVQIHQDTLDTMNFVLLDEAQAKDAVWGDDPVGRVSRKALDDAAFRERLLSNPHEAVQESLGLGFPGELRIYANTPNQLHLVMPVNPDFYGELSDSDLAVVAGGKGQYTEMCKGISSLVSVVGKALPSLGPLLTGGTSLIDMASKLF
- a CDS encoding caspase family protein, whose translation is MNRFKQTVFQIVFLMGMALAFGRTTSHAAETRGFKTVIKNDKGQDIGFYSGSYALLIGVSDYTAGWPDLESISSELEEVAVSLKEKGFKVELVLNPDSRQLPKAYEDFIKKYGYDVNNQLLFYFSGHGFTRNNGSKGYLVPADAPNPTENEKEFLQKALNMSRILNWSREMEAKHALFLFDSCFSGTIFKTRALPKVPPHITEVTSKPVRQFITAGSAGEEVPARSVFTPAFVRSLRGEADVNRDGYVTGTELGVYLREKVMSYQTGQTPQYGKIRDPELDEGDFVFIVQNGEIPTTVSASTEFSLDDLTSQEKAKWEKYLHEMKQALEQVQLYEQESGSPELKVMAWQRFIDAYDSNHPWSDEDEKWREHGNQQKIWWQQQISNAEITLANEIWTEPQTGMRFVRVEGGPFSEKTWVGQHEVSESQWEEIMGKLPGDSHGAMHPVQVKDLELIHEFIHKLNQSHQLEGPFELIKQKQWEYVCREGGTQTGMSNFANPKKVNFGKNKGMVMPVDSFEPNVLNLYNMQGNVAEWVEEGLLMGGDWMSAPNEVRCDSIKKMSGFFEMLAYDGGGFRLIRTP
- the fbp gene encoding class 1 fructose-bisphosphatase — protein: MKPSGVMTIERYILEAEHKFPGATGKLSAVLQDLTLAFKIIHREVSKAGLVNILGVAGKENVHGEEVKKLDVFADEVIAITMENTGHLCVMASEENEDVIHISEKYPKGKYVLLYDPLDGSSNIDANASIGTIFSIYKRVTQTEGKGTLEDCLQPGFQQVGAGYCVYGSSTMLVYTAGDGVHGFTLDPSIGEFLLSHENIRIPQRGTYYSVNEGNRRYWDDSIKNYVDFLQEEDKASKRPYKSRYIGSLVADFHRTLLYGGIFMYPADSRAPHGKLRLLYEANPMAMLVEQAGGVATDGQKRILDIQPTTLHQRIPLYIGSYDDVQQCMSFKS
- a CDS encoding sigma-54-dependent Fis family transcriptional regulator — protein: MIRKYKLSEEEIRFYRLVSSAAFGNPFSEEWGALVLEISGCSRGAPPPEVRKGLNDAVTHRLYVMDQPQFRTLESFSGEDRDVMEGVYLFEAYYRNIEKFDHLIQEQIHAGDVSCRVNFGEDILTLLERRGIDHERAVRLFGLFYQIRRAYYFIDRALLGKSSSMKQLRRQLWNNVFTYDIHLYEKYLYHRMEDFSTIILGDTGTGKGTAAVAIGRSGFIPFDDKKNAFVESFSKVFTAINLSQFHEQLIESELFGHKKGAFTGAIEAHEGVFKRCNRFGAIFLDEIGEVSIPIQIKLLHVLQDRFFYPVGSHEKQRFSGRVIVATNKSLDQLREKGLFRDDFYYRLSSDVIIVPSLYDRIKEHPDELDSLIQHFLMELTHEESPELFDLVKGTLKKQLPPDYNWPGNVREVEQAIRRILMTQTYRGDTRRVASDLRQRLLFEFESGDLPARDVLSAYCALLYTKFNNYEEVARKTQLDRRTAKKYVLRWLENQDETDFEEEN
- a CDS encoding 6-carboxytetrahydropterin synthase, producing MIQYYYRLGFEAARKLKQFSHTHGHSFRMTLAQQKTEASETLHWKALGETLHPLQSILDYSLLNESTGLDNPTDSSLVHWIRDNLATPCTQVRLIGTPKTEYILDAQGMHGCVETILHSSHFLPNVPPGHKCGRLHGHNFGVKLQWHGNTSVAEIQIVSEPVLEKLNQTLLNQIPGLENPTSENLSFWLWNTLHPLIPCLEEVTVFETQTAGSTYSGNGVWECFKSFSMDSAVPWNSSYQGFTYEITLRVSGTLNPALGWIRDFGEIKDVFAPVFFLLDHRALDGVDGLVSSDLADIGTWLVEKLRHDLPEISGVDLWNTESTGMSLRVMNKQKGA